A region from the Silene latifolia isolate original U9 population chromosome 7, ASM4854445v1, whole genome shotgun sequence genome encodes:
- the LOC141591061 gene encoding uncharacterized protein LOC141591061: protein MTFTIMPQKSDDTDLQLATRLNYVATEVLESLFRVKQLTVGGSIIKGLSSATYILSFRFSERRSLTLCIPVIEWSHRGIASLLNSSPKLESLVIKPSYCSDMWVVEHADVPPENYWKSSRTISRCPLLHLKIVKVVGFQVSCQSMKPLFEFLEFLLTNSKALEKIVIHASRYVTRASVDDALKSLVILTPSRDAIVHFEPPHLWVDAL from the exons ATGACTTTTACTATTATGCCTCAGAAGAGTGATGATACGGATTTGCAGCTAGCTACAAGATTAAATTATGTTGCCACAGAAGTTCTTGAGAGCCTTTTTCGTGTCAAGCAGCTAACGGTTGGTGGATCGATTATTAAG GGTTTATCAAGTGCAACATACATCCTATCATTTCGTTTCTCTGAACGAAGAAGTCTAACTCTATGCATACCTGTAATTGAATGGAGTCATCGTGGAATAGCAAGTCTGTTAAACAGCTCGCCTAAATTAGAATCATTAGTAATCAAACCCTCGTATTGTTCTGACATG TGGGTTGTAGAGCATGCCGATGTCCCTCCTGAAAACTATTGGAAGTCAAGCCGTACAATTTCGAGGTGTCCTCTCCTGCATCTCAAGATTGTTAAGGTAGTCGGATTCCAAGTATCTTGCCAATCAATGAAGCCCTTGTTTGAATTTCTCGAGTTTTTGCTCACCAACTCAAAGGCGCTTGAAAAGATTGTGATTCATGCATCGCGATATGTGACTCGAGCATCAGTAGATGACGCTTTGAAGTCGCTTGTCATCCTCACACCATCTCGGGATGCTATCGTTCACTTTGAACCCCCTCATCTTTGGGTAGACGCCCTTTGA